The Saccharothrix variisporea genome has a segment encoding these proteins:
- a CDS encoding glycosyltransferase, translated as MTTPSPTATATLTTTPVLDVVVPVYNEERDLAPCVRKLHADLTQTFPYRFRITIANNASTDGTRAVADELAAEIEEVEAVHLDQKGRGRALNAVWSASDAKVLAYMDVDLSTDLAALAPLVAPLISGHSDIAIGSRLARGARVVRGPKREFISRCYNLILRGALAIRFSDAQCGFKAIRADVARRLLPHVEDTGWFFDTELLVLAERAGARIHEVPVDWVDDPDSRVDIVATAVADLKGVARVGRGLLTGRIPIGELRAQLGRAPLEPTTPGVPKGLFRQLVRFAAIGIASTLAYLLLFVLLRGTFTAQGANLVALLATAIANTAANRRFTFGVRGRHGAGRHQFEGLIVFGLCLALTSGALALLHHVTDPGGGAELAAVVGANLLATVVRFLLLRNWVFRNRPQESTS; from the coding sequence ATGACGACCCCGAGCCCGACGGCCACGGCGACGCTCACGACGACCCCCGTGCTCGACGTGGTGGTCCCCGTCTACAACGAGGAGCGCGACCTGGCACCGTGCGTGCGCAAGCTGCACGCCGACCTGACCCAGACCTTCCCCTACCGGTTCCGCATCACCATCGCCAACAACGCCAGCACGGACGGCACCCGCGCGGTCGCCGACGAGCTCGCGGCGGAGATCGAGGAGGTGGAAGCGGTCCACCTCGACCAGAAAGGCCGGGGACGGGCGCTCAACGCCGTGTGGTCGGCGTCGGACGCGAAAGTCCTGGCGTACATGGACGTGGACCTCTCCACCGACCTGGCCGCCCTCGCCCCGCTGGTCGCGCCGCTGATCTCCGGCCACTCCGACATCGCGATCGGCAGCCGGCTGGCGCGCGGCGCGCGAGTCGTGAGGGGCCCCAAGCGCGAGTTCATCTCCCGCTGCTACAACCTGATCCTGCGCGGCGCGCTGGCGATCCGGTTCTCCGACGCGCAGTGCGGGTTCAAGGCGATCCGGGCGGACGTGGCGCGCCGCCTGCTTCCGCACGTCGAGGACACCGGCTGGTTCTTCGACACCGAACTGCTCGTGCTGGCCGAACGGGCGGGCGCGCGCATCCACGAGGTGCCGGTGGACTGGGTGGACGACCCGGACAGCCGGGTGGACATCGTCGCCACCGCCGTCGCCGACCTCAAGGGCGTGGCCCGGGTCGGGCGGGGCCTGCTGACCGGGCGCATCCCGATCGGCGAACTCCGCGCGCAACTCGGCCGCGCTCCCCTGGAGCCGACGACCCCCGGCGTCCCGAAGGGCCTGTTCCGCCAGTTGGTCCGGTTCGCCGCCATCGGCATCGCCAGCACACTCGCCTACCTGCTCCTCTTCGTCCTGCTGCGCGGCACTTTCACCGCACAAGGCGCGAACCTGGTGGCACTGCTGGCCACGGCCATCGCCAACACGGCCGCCAACCGCCGGTTCACCTTCGGCGTGCGCGGCCGGCACGGCGCGGGCCGCCACCAGTTCGAGGGCTTGATCGTGTTCGGCCTGTGCCTCGCCCTCACCAGCGGCGCCCTCGCGCTGCTGCACCACGTCACCGACCCCGGCGGCGGTGCCGAGCTGGCCGCCGTCGTCGGCGCGAACCTGCTGGCCACCGTCGTGCGCTTCCTGTTGCTGCGCAACTGGGTCTTCCGCAACCGTCCCCAGGAGTCCACCTCATGA
- a CDS encoding ArnT family glycosyltransferase: MTATLTAPTPTPAPPRATPKWTTPALVVLLAGTAVLYLWHLTDSGWGNEYYAAATQAGSQSWTAWLFGGLDAGGVITVDKPPASLWVSGLFARVFGFSSFTVLAPQAIEGVLTVWLLYATVKRTSGAVAGLLAGAALAVTPVAVLMFRFNLPDALLVLLMVAGAYCTVRALENASPKWLALAGVAIGFAFLAKMGQALQVLPAFTAAYLLAAPTTLGKRLLHLVGAGLAVVVSAGWFIALVELWPTDSRPYIGGSTNDSLWQLAMGYNGLGRIFGGGRGAVVGGGGNANLGFGGETGIDRLFGASMGAEISWLLPAAIVGVLAGLWFTRKAPRTDRTRAALVLWGLWVLVNGVVFSFMSGITHPYYTVAVAPGVAAIVAIAGREMWRGRHIQPVRIALAVMVAASGFWGFILLARFADWQPAIRWTVLVLTILVTTAIIMGAKRTAALTTATALLSSVAFGLATAATPHGGSIPMSGPASYASDQGVRGIGTSEQVADLLRNTTGTWAAATVSAQSAANLSLASGKAVIGIGGWSGGDPAPTLEEFQRYVAEGRIGYFVSGGGMGGRGGGEIADWVAANYTATTVDGTTVYRLS; the protein is encoded by the coding sequence ATGACCGCCACCCTGACCGCACCCACCCCCACACCCGCGCCACCGCGCGCCACCCCGAAGTGGACGACACCGGCGCTGGTCGTGCTGCTCGCGGGCACGGCGGTGCTGTACCTGTGGCACCTCACCGATTCCGGCTGGGGCAACGAGTACTACGCCGCCGCCACCCAGGCCGGCTCCCAAAGCTGGACGGCGTGGTTGTTCGGCGGGCTGGACGCGGGCGGCGTGATCACCGTGGACAAGCCGCCGGCGTCGCTGTGGGTGAGCGGGTTGTTCGCGCGGGTCTTCGGGTTCTCCAGCTTCACCGTCCTGGCTCCCCAGGCGATCGAGGGCGTCCTCACCGTCTGGCTGCTCTACGCCACCGTCAAGCGCACGTCCGGCGCGGTCGCCGGGCTACTCGCGGGCGCGGCACTGGCCGTGACACCGGTCGCGGTGCTGATGTTCCGCTTCAACCTGCCGGACGCACTCCTCGTGCTGCTCATGGTGGCCGGGGCGTACTGCACCGTCCGCGCGCTGGAAAACGCTTCCCCGAAGTGGCTCGCACTCGCCGGCGTCGCCATCGGTTTCGCGTTCCTGGCAAAGATGGGCCAAGCGCTCCAAGTGCTCCCGGCTTTCACCGCCGCCTACCTCCTCGCCGCACCCACCACGCTGGGCAAGCGTTTGCTGCACCTGGTGGGAGCCGGGTTGGCGGTCGTGGTCTCGGCCGGTTGGTTCATCGCCCTGGTCGAGCTGTGGCCCACCGACTCCCGCCCGTACATCGGCGGTTCCACGAACGACTCGCTGTGGCAGTTGGCCATGGGCTACAACGGCCTGGGCCGCATCTTCGGCGGTGGACGCGGCGCGGTCGTCGGCGGCGGCGGCAACGCCAACCTCGGTTTCGGCGGCGAGACCGGCATCGACCGGCTCTTCGGGGCCAGCATGGGCGCCGAGATCTCGTGGCTGCTGCCGGCGGCGATCGTCGGCGTCCTGGCGGGCCTGTGGTTCACCCGCAAGGCACCGCGCACCGACCGCACCCGCGCGGCACTGGTCCTGTGGGGACTGTGGGTGCTGGTCAACGGGGTCGTGTTCAGCTTCATGAGCGGCATCACGCACCCGTACTACACGGTCGCGGTCGCCCCGGGCGTCGCCGCCATCGTCGCCATCGCCGGCCGCGAGATGTGGCGGGGCCGGCACATCCAGCCGGTGCGGATCGCGCTCGCGGTCATGGTGGCCGCGTCCGGTTTCTGGGGCTTCATCCTGCTCGCCCGGTTCGCCGACTGGCAGCCCGCCATCCGCTGGACCGTCCTGGTCCTCACGATCCTCGTCACCACGGCGATCATCATGGGCGCCAAGCGGACCGCCGCCCTGACCACCGCGACCGCGCTGCTGTCGTCCGTCGCGTTCGGCCTGGCGACAGCGGCCACCCCGCACGGCGGCTCGATCCCCATGTCCGGCCCCGCGTCCTACGCCTCCGACCAGGGCGTGCGCGGCATCGGCACGTCCGAGCAGGTCGCCGACCTGCTGCGCAACACCACCGGCACGTGGGCGGCGGCGACGGTCAGCGCGCAGTCGGCGGCGAACCTGTCCCTGGCCAGCGGCAAGGCCGTCATCGGCATCGGCGGCTGGAGCGGCGGCGACCCCGCGCCCACGCTGGAGGAGTTCCAGCGGTACGTGGCGGAGGGCCGCATCGGCTACTTCGTCTCCGGCGGCGGCATGGGCGGCCGGGGCGGCGGCGAGATCGCCGACTGGGTCGCGGCGAACTACACCGCGACCACCGTGGACGGCACCACCGTCTACCGGCTCAGCTAG
- a CDS encoding SGNH/GDSL hydrolase family protein gives MDTSLRDRRRVADVVRSLVVLGDSTTVGVGDPVRGGWRGVGALLAAAFPGARYLNPSVQGARVASVRFEQLPAALRARPDAAVVLVGMNDTLRSDFDPVRVHEDLDAIVGELAAVGARVVTVRFHDHSRVFRLPGPLRRALSARVAELNAVIDAVVRRHGVGCVDLDLMDGAYSLDTWAVDRLHPSELGHRKLAKAFAERLAEQGCEVVAPVSLVCTGGLKITPLHHAAWLLFKGIPWLWRRGRDFLPYAATIVYRSWVGQEAPQQPVEAFRRTS, from the coding sequence GTGGACACGTCGTTGCGGGATCGTCGTCGCGTGGCCGATGTGGTGCGTAGCCTGGTGGTGCTGGGGGACTCGACCACGGTCGGGGTGGGGGATCCCGTTCGGGGTGGGTGGCGTGGGGTGGGGGCGTTGCTCGCGGCGGCGTTTCCGGGGGCTCGGTACCTCAACCCGTCGGTTCAAGGGGCTCGGGTGGCGTCTGTTCGGTTCGAGCAGTTGCCGGCGGCGCTTCGGGCTCGGCCTGATGCGGCTGTGGTGTTGGTGGGGATGAACGACACGCTTCGGTCGGATTTTGACCCGGTTCGGGTGCATGAGGATCTGGATGCGATTGTGGGGGAGCTGGCGGCTGTTGGGGCGCGGGTGGTGACTGTGCGGTTCCACGACCACAGTCGGGTGTTCCGGTTGCCTGGGCCGTTGCGGCGGGCGTTGTCGGCTCGGGTGGCCGAGTTGAACGCCGTCATCGACGCTGTGGTGCGGCGGCACGGGGTTGGGTGTGTCGATCTTGATCTGATGGACGGTGCGTACTCGTTGGACACCTGGGCGGTGGATCGGTTGCACCCGTCCGAGTTGGGGCACCGGAAGCTGGCCAAGGCGTTCGCGGAGCGGTTGGCTGAGCAGGGGTGTGAGGTCGTCGCGCCGGTGAGTCTGGTGTGCACGGGCGGGCTGAAGATCACGCCGTTGCACCACGCCGCTTGGCTGCTGTTCAAGGGGATCCCGTGGTTGTGGCGGCGGGGCAGGGACTTCCTGCCCTACGCCGCCACGATCGTCTACCGGTCCTGGGTGGGGCAGGAGGCGCCCCAGCAGCCGGTCGAGGCCTTCCGCAGGACTAGCTGA
- the aspS gene encoding aspartate--tRNA ligase, with amino-acid sequence MMRTHEAGTLRAEHAGQSVTLTGWVARRRDHGGVIFIDFRDASGVAQVVFREGEMAERAHKLRSEFVVKVVGDVTRRPEGSENPDLPTGDIEVYATELEVLNEAAPLPFQLDEHLEVGEEARLKHRYLDLRRSGPAKAMRLRSEANRIAREVLHAEKFVEVETPTLTRSTPEGARDFLVPARLRPGSWYALPQSPQLFKQLLMVGGLERYYQIARCYRDEDFRADRQPEFTQLDIEMSFVEQDDVIALGEKIITALWKGIADHDIPTPFRRISYAEAMAKYGSDKPDLRFDLELTELTEYFKDTPFRVFQAPYVGAVVMPGGASQPRRTLDAWQEWAKQRGAKGLAYVLVQEDGTLGGPVAKNLSDSERDGLAKAVGANPGDCVFFGAGDPDSARALLGAARVEIANRIGLIEEGSWSFVWVVDFPMFEATDKLAEGDVAVGGGKWTALHHAFTSPTPEWIDRFEEDPGNAKAYAYDIVCNGNEIGGGSIRIHRADVQQRAFNVMGIGAEEAQEKFGFLLDAFKYGAPPHGGIAFGWDRIAMLLAGADSIREVIAFPKSGGGYDPLTAAPAPITAQQRKEAGVDAKPQAKQGDQKQGDLKPHQAQGDLKPQ; translated from the coding sequence GTGATGCGCACGCACGAGGCCGGGACGCTCCGGGCCGAGCACGCCGGGCAGTCCGTCACCCTGACCGGGTGGGTCGCCCGCCGGCGCGATCACGGAGGCGTGATCTTCATCGACTTCCGCGACGCCTCCGGGGTCGCCCAGGTCGTCTTCCGCGAGGGCGAGATGGCCGAGCGCGCCCACAAGCTGCGCTCCGAGTTCGTCGTCAAGGTCGTCGGCGACGTCACCCGCCGCCCCGAGGGCAGCGAGAACCCCGACCTGCCCACCGGTGACATCGAGGTCTACGCCACCGAGCTGGAGGTCCTCAACGAGGCCGCGCCGCTGCCCTTCCAGCTCGACGAGCACCTGGAGGTCGGCGAGGAGGCCCGCCTCAAGCACCGCTACCTGGACCTGCGCCGCTCCGGCCCGGCCAAGGCGATGCGGCTGCGCAGCGAGGCCAACCGGATCGCCCGCGAGGTGCTGCACGCGGAGAAGTTCGTCGAGGTCGAGACCCCGACCCTGACCCGCTCCACGCCCGAGGGTGCGCGCGACTTCCTGGTGCCCGCTCGCCTGCGGCCCGGCTCCTGGTACGCGCTGCCCCAGTCGCCGCAGCTGTTCAAGCAGCTGCTCATGGTCGGCGGCCTGGAGCGGTACTACCAGATCGCCCGCTGCTACCGGGACGAGGACTTCCGCGCCGACCGGCAGCCCGAGTTCACCCAGCTCGACATCGAGATGAGCTTCGTCGAGCAGGACGACGTCATCGCGCTGGGCGAGAAGATCATCACGGCGCTGTGGAAGGGCATCGCGGACCACGACATCCCGACCCCGTTCCGCCGCATCTCCTACGCCGAGGCGATGGCCAAGTACGGCTCGGACAAGCCGGACCTGCGCTTCGACCTCGAGCTCACCGAGCTGACCGAGTACTTCAAGGACACCCCGTTCCGCGTCTTCCAGGCGCCGTACGTGGGCGCGGTCGTCATGCCCGGCGGCGCCTCCCAGCCGCGCCGCACGCTCGACGCGTGGCAGGAGTGGGCCAAGCAGCGCGGCGCGAAGGGCCTGGCCTACGTGCTGGTCCAGGAGGACGGCACCCTGGGCGGCCCGGTCGCGAAGAACCTCTCCGACTCCGAGCGCGACGGCCTGGCCAAGGCGGTCGGCGCGAACCCCGGTGACTGCGTGTTCTTCGGCGCGGGCGACCCGGACAGCGCGCGCGCCCTGCTCGGCGCGGCCCGCGTGGAGATCGCGAACCGGATCGGCCTGATCGAAGAGGGCTCCTGGTCGTTCGTGTGGGTCGTGGACTTCCCGATGTTCGAGGCCACCGACAAGCTCGCCGAGGGCGACGTGGCCGTGGGCGGCGGCAAGTGGACCGCGCTGCACCACGCGTTCACCTCGCCCACCCCGGAGTGGATCGACCGCTTCGAGGAGGACCCGGGCAACGCCAAGGCCTACGCCTACGACATCGTCTGCAACGGCAACGAGATCGGCGGCGGCTCCATCCGTATCCACCGGGCGGACGTGCAGCAGCGGGCGTTCAACGTCATGGGCATCGGCGCGGAGGAGGCGCAGGAGAAGTTCGGCTTCCTGCTCGACGCCTTCAAGTACGGCGCCCCGCCGCACGGCGGCATCGCGTTCGGCTGGGACCGCATCGCCATGCTGCTGGCCGGCGCGGACTCCATCCGCGAGGTCATCGCGTTCCCGAAGAGCGGCGGCGGCTACGACCCGCTGACCGCCGCGCCCGCGCCGATCACCGCGCAGCAGCGCAAGGAAGCGGGCGTGGACGCGAAGCCGCAGGCGAAGCAGGGCGACCAGAAGCAGGGCGACCTGAAGCCCCACCAGGCGCAGGGCGACCTGAAGCCGCAGTAG
- a CDS encoding DUF389 domain-containing protein, which translates to MLHMRAVCPVDHTDQVLAVLKEHPGVTHVVLLRGAAIDPAGDVVEADVAREATDEVVGALCAMGIDRAGGVTLEQIDTALSDAADRAEEAAPGEGADAVVWEELISRTGEESRLNVTFQAFLSIACLLAAVGVVTNSPVTIVGAMVVGPEFGPLAALAVGTVLRRWDLVRRAAAALAIGFPVAMVITFGAAVVGSYTGLFDRDMVLAAHQVDFVFQVGPFSLIVALLAGAAGMLSMTSAKSAALVGVFISVTTVPAAGYAAIAAVLGEWAICGYSVLQLAVNLVGIVVAAALVLALRNRRGRTRAVGRPLSNG; encoded by the coding sequence ATGTTGCACATGCGTGCGGTGTGCCCGGTCGACCACACCGACCAGGTCCTGGCCGTGCTCAAGGAGCACCCCGGCGTCACCCACGTCGTGCTGCTCCGGGGCGCGGCCATCGACCCGGCCGGTGACGTGGTCGAGGCCGACGTGGCGCGTGAGGCCACCGACGAGGTGGTCGGCGCGTTGTGCGCGATGGGCATCGACCGCGCCGGCGGCGTGACGCTGGAGCAGATCGACACGGCGCTGTCGGACGCGGCGGACCGGGCCGAGGAGGCCGCGCCAGGCGAGGGCGCCGACGCCGTGGTGTGGGAGGAGTTGATCTCCCGGACCGGCGAGGAGTCCCGGCTCAACGTCACCTTCCAGGCGTTCCTGAGCATCGCGTGCCTGCTGGCGGCGGTGGGCGTCGTGACGAACTCGCCGGTCACGATCGTCGGCGCGATGGTCGTCGGACCCGAGTTCGGGCCGCTGGCCGCGCTCGCGGTCGGCACGGTGCTGCGGCGCTGGGACCTGGTCAGACGGGCGGCGGCGGCGCTGGCCATCGGGTTCCCGGTGGCCATGGTGATCACGTTCGGCGCGGCCGTCGTCGGCTCCTACACCGGGTTGTTCGACCGGGACATGGTGCTGGCCGCCCACCAGGTGGACTTCGTGTTCCAGGTCGGGCCGTTCTCGCTGATCGTGGCGCTGCTGGCGGGCGCGGCGGGGATGCTGTCCATGACGTCGGCGAAGTCGGCGGCCCTGGTCGGGGTGTTCATCTCGGTGACGACCGTGCCGGCCGCCGGGTACGCGGCCATCGCGGCCGTGCTGGGCGAGTGGGCGATCTGCGGGTACTCGGTGCTGCAACTGGCGGTGAACCTGGTGGGCATCGTGGTCGCGGCGGCGTTGGTGCTCGCGCTGCGCAACCGGCGGGGGCGCACCAGGGCGGTCGGCAGGCCGCTGTCGAACGGGTAG
- a CDS encoding S8 family peptidase — protein sequence MRQSRQVRFLAGVGATAIVAAASSLLASPAQAAEGEIRAADAAEKVQNSFIVKLKDGSAASAEKLANQYGGKVDRVFGSALNGFTVSLPESAAKRLAANPAVDYVEQDQVLHLQATQTNPPSWGLDRIDQRDLPLNSAYSYTSTGAGVNVYVIDTGVRISHSTFGGRARNGYDAVDNDSVAQDGNGHGTHVAGTIAGSQYGVAKGATIYGVRVLNNSGSGTTAGVVAGIDWVTRNHVKPAVANMSLGGGASTTLDDAVRRSIAAGVTYAIAAGNSNANASSYSPARVTEAITVGATTNTDARASYSNYGSVLDIFAPGSSITSAWNTGDTATNTISGTSMATPHVAGAAARYLQNNRSATPAQVASYLTGQATTGKVTSPGTGSPNRLLYLAPSA from the coding sequence ATGCGACAGTCACGACAGGTCCGGTTCCTGGCCGGGGTCGGCGCGACGGCGATCGTCGCCGCGGCGAGTTCCCTGTTGGCGTCACCCGCTCAGGCCGCGGAGGGCGAGATCCGTGCCGCCGACGCGGCCGAGAAGGTGCAGAACAGCTTCATCGTCAAGCTCAAGGACGGCTCCGCCGCGTCCGCCGAGAAGCTGGCGAACCAGTACGGCGGCAAGGTCGACCGCGTCTTCGGCAGCGCGCTCAACGGCTTCACCGTGAGCCTGCCCGAGTCCGCCGCGAAGCGCCTGGCCGCCAACCCGGCGGTCGACTACGTGGAGCAGGACCAGGTGCTCCACCTCCAGGCCACCCAGACCAACCCGCCGTCGTGGGGCCTGGACCGCATCGACCAGCGCGACCTGCCGCTCAACTCCGCCTACAGCTACACCTCGACCGGCGCGGGCGTGAACGTCTACGTCATCGACACCGGTGTCCGCATCAGCCACAGCACCTTCGGCGGCCGGGCGCGCAACGGCTACGACGCCGTGGACAACGACAGCGTCGCCCAGGACGGCAACGGCCACGGCACGCACGTGGCGGGCACGATCGCGGGCAGCCAGTACGGCGTCGCCAAGGGCGCCACGATCTACGGCGTCCGCGTGCTGAACAACTCCGGCTCCGGCACCACCGCCGGTGTCGTCGCGGGCATCGACTGGGTGACCCGCAACCACGTCAAGCCGGCCGTGGCGAACATGAGCCTGGGCGGCGGCGCGTCCACCACCCTGGACGACGCCGTGCGCCGGTCCATCGCGGCGGGCGTCACCTACGCCATCGCGGCGGGCAACAGCAACGCCAACGCGTCCAGCTACTCGCCGGCCCGGGTCACCGAGGCCATCACGGTCGGCGCGACCACCAACACCGACGCCCGCGCGAGCTACTCGAACTACGGCTCGGTGCTGGACATCTTCGCGCCCGGCTCGTCCATCACCTCGGCGTGGAACACCGGCGACACCGCCACCAACACCATCTCCGGCACGTCGATGGCGACCCCGCACGTGGCCGGCGCGGCGGCCCGCTACCTGCAGAACAACCGGTCGGCGACCCCGGCCCAGGTGGCGAGCTACCTGACCGGCCAGGCCACCACGGGCAAGGTCACCAGCCCGGGCACCGGCTCGCCGAACCGCCTGCTCTACCTGGCGCCCAGCGCCTGA
- a CDS encoding mannosyltransferase family protein, with amino-acid sequence MPETQTVDRPVPGPDSTRTRRPVSRVLRRAVQWNDWTKALTAVVAWHVVLSLTAYVFQGSQHLNYAYPPVLSPQPTPLSHMLRFDALYYVDIVANGYDLRNKPHLAAFYPLFPLATWVVHKITFAQLGILGAGLVVNVLGSWFAVVALLRTARHFIADKTLHWLTPALFLTAPSAYFLHVMYSEALFCAIAFWAYLFALERRWVPMGLCLIPLTASRITAALFVGLCLVEFLRSRGRRRPWSWHLLWFPAAFAGLGAYWVFLWRLTGNPFANFAGHRMWPYQVFNPDIFATWGAEVTAAVRALRYGPLDAVQVVDHVLPVVALTVVLAVSVYLVVELRGQGVPLALFGVAALVMLSLNSNLVSVHRYVLPLLVVYVGLTVLFARRPAARPVVFGLVFTHMLAFGFLYASFVSGNWSA; translated from the coding sequence ATGCCGGAAACGCAGACAGTGGACCGGCCCGTGCCCGGTCCCGATTCCACGCGAACCCGAAGACCCGTTTCCCGCGTTCTGCGGAGAGCAGTCCAGTGGAATGACTGGACCAAGGCGCTGACCGCCGTGGTGGCGTGGCACGTGGTGTTGAGCCTGACCGCCTACGTCTTCCAGGGTTCGCAGCACCTCAACTACGCCTACCCGCCGGTCCTGAGCCCCCAGCCGACCCCGTTGTCACACATGCTCCGCTTCGACGCCCTGTACTACGTCGACATCGTCGCCAACGGCTACGACCTGCGGAACAAGCCCCACCTGGCGGCCTTCTACCCGCTGTTCCCGCTCGCCACCTGGGTCGTCCACAAGATCACTTTCGCCCAGTTGGGCATCCTCGGCGCGGGACTCGTCGTCAACGTCCTCGGGTCGTGGTTCGCCGTGGTCGCCCTCTTGAGGACCGCTCGTCATTTCATCGCCGACAAAACCCTCCACTGGCTCACACCCGCGCTCTTCCTCACCGCGCCCTCGGCGTATTTCCTGCACGTCATGTACAGCGAGGCGCTGTTCTGCGCGATCGCTTTCTGGGCATACCTGTTCGCCTTGGAGAGGCGTTGGGTGCCGATGGGGCTGTGCCTCATCCCGCTGACCGCGAGCCGGATCACCGCCGCGTTGTTCGTCGGGCTCTGCCTGGTGGAATTCCTGCGGTCGCGGGGCCGGCGGCGGCCCTGGTCGTGGCACCTGCTGTGGTTCCCGGCGGCGTTCGCCGGGCTTGGCGCGTACTGGGTGTTCCTGTGGCGGCTCACCGGCAACCCGTTCGCCAACTTCGCCGGGCACCGCATGTGGCCCTACCAGGTGTTCAACCCCGACATCTTCGCCACGTGGGGTGCGGAGGTCACCGCGGCGGTCCGCGCGCTGCGGTACGGGCCGTTGGACGCGGTGCAGGTGGTCGACCACGTCCTGCCGGTGGTCGCGTTGACCGTGGTACTGGCGGTGTCGGTGTACCTGGTGGTCGAGCTGCGCGGCCAAGGCGTGCCGTTGGCGCTGTTCGGCGTGGCGGCGCTGGTGATGCTGAGCCTCAACAGCAACCTGGTGTCGGTGCACCGGTACGTCCTGCCGCTGCTGGTGGTCTACGTCGGGTTGACGGTGCTGTTCGCCCGGCGGCCCGCGGCCCGGCCGGTGGTGTTCGGGCTGGTGTTCACCCACATGCTCGCCTTCGGGTTCCTCTACGCGTCCTTCGTTTCCGGCAACTGGTCGGCTTAG
- a CDS encoding GNAT family N-acetyltransferase yields MRLEPVTEDNYRAVIALEVHEEQRGFVATNLRSIADAWIYRPKMQPLALYSGEELVGFTLLYRDEPHDLHIVRFMIDRRAQGRGLGRKGLAAIAEVARGEGRTQLSLSLVPGNAVAHGLYAAFGFKETGEMEGDEIVMKHDLTPARHP; encoded by the coding sequence ATGCGCCTGGAACCCGTCACCGAGGACAACTACCGCGCCGTCATCGCCCTGGAGGTCCACGAGGAGCAGCGCGGCTTCGTGGCCACCAACCTGCGCTCGATCGCAGACGCCTGGATCTACCGCCCGAAGATGCAACCGCTCGCGCTGTACTCGGGCGAGGAGCTGGTCGGCTTCACACTGCTCTACCGGGACGAACCGCACGACCTCCACATAGTCCGGTTCATGATCGACCGAAGGGCGCAGGGGCGAGGCCTGGGACGGAAGGGGCTGGCAGCGATCGCGGAGGTGGCTCGGGGCGAGGGACGGACGCAGCTGTCGCTGAGCCTGGTGCCGGGCAACGCGGTCGCGCACGGCTTGTACGCGGCGTTCGGTTTCAAGGAGACCGGCGAGATGGAGGGCGACGAGATCGTCATGAAGCACGACCTAACCCCCGCCCGCCACCCTTGA
- a CDS encoding peptidylprolyl isomerase, with product MARRVLLLLVPLALTAGCTTAVAGRPVAGPLPEVPTVACDYDHPVDGPAKDVDPPVERADAEGTVVVEVETSQGALEFSLDAASAPCSVHNFRHLVAEKFFEGTSCHRLTVDGLWVLQCGDATDTGQGTTGYEFDDPDAKTGGYDRGVIAMANRQEAGTNSSQFFIVHKDSSFDPDFPVLGRVSKGMDVIDKVAAGGVVPGTGFSETDGRPVVPLKFVSLKEK from the coding sequence GTGGCCAGACGCGTGCTCCTGCTCTTGGTTCCCTTGGCCCTGACCGCGGGGTGCACGACGGCGGTGGCGGGTCGGCCGGTGGCCGGGCCGCTGCCCGAGGTGCCCACCGTGGCGTGCGACTACGACCACCCGGTGGACGGTCCGGCCAAGGACGTGGACCCGCCGGTGGAGCGGGCCGACGCCGAGGGCACGGTCGTGGTCGAGGTCGAGACCAGCCAGGGCGCGCTGGAGTTCTCCCTGGACGCCGCGAGCGCGCCCTGTTCGGTGCACAACTTCCGGCACCTGGTGGCGGAGAAGTTCTTCGAGGGGACGTCGTGCCACCGGCTGACCGTCGACGGCCTGTGGGTGCTCCAGTGCGGCGACGCCACCGACACCGGCCAGGGGACGACCGGCTACGAGTTCGACGACCCGGACGCGAAGACCGGCGGCTACGACCGGGGCGTGATCGCGATGGCCAACCGGCAGGAGGCCGGCACCAACAGCAGCCAGTTCTTCATCGTGCACAAGGACAGCTCGTTCGACCCGGACTTCCCGGTGCTCGGGCGGGTGTCGAAGGGCATGGACGTGATCGACAAGGTGGCGGCCGGCGGCGTGGTGCCGGGCACCGGGTTCTCGGAGACGGACGGCCGCCCCGTGGTGCCGCTGAAGTTCGTGTCGCTGAAGGAGAAGTAG